The following is a genomic window from Caldicellulosiruptor danielii.
GCATGTCTTGTCAATCACAATGTTTTTAATCTCTCTTTTTTCAATGCCGGTTGGCGCAATAGCCGGGCAGTGTTACACCTTTTCAAAAAGTTTGCCTTTTGTGCTTGCCACAATCTTTACCCTTTTGTGCACAGTTTTGATTTTCTTCAAGGTAAGAATAAGAAGAGCTAAAGAAAGACAGTGACTTGACGTTGTTGCCCGGATATAGTTCAAAATAATTACAAATGTTGAAAGGATTTTGCCAAAGGTATAAAATAAAAAAACAGAAGTAAAAGTATCTGGGGGTGTAAAATGCCAACAGTAAAAGATGTTGCGAAAAGAGCTGGTGTCTCTGTTGCAACAGTTTCAAGGGTTCTCAATAACTCAGAGAAGGTCTCTGAACAGACGCGTCAGAAGGTTTTAAAGGCTATTGAAGAGCTGGGCTTTAAACCAAACCTTCTTGCGAGAAATTTTCGCAAGGACAAGTCAAATCTGATATTAGTTATACTTCCTACAATTGCTAATGCATACTTTGCACGTGTTGTTAAAGGAATTGAGGATACTGCCCGAAAGAATGGCTATGGAATACTTCTTTGCACAACACAAAACAGCCCTGAGATTGCTGCAGAGTATTTAAAGCTTATAGAAAAAAAACAAGTTGATGGAGCTATAATTGCATCTGCAAAGATTGAGATTGATTTTTGCAAGGATCTTGACACAAGAAGGATTGTTCAGGCATGCGAGTTTTATCCTTTTTTGGACTCATCTTGTGTGCTTATAGACCACAGGAAAGCATTTTACGATGTTGTAGACTATCTTATAAAAAAAGGCAAGAAAAATATTCTATGCGCAATTGGAAACGAAAACATCCCTTCTGAGTTTGAAAGGAAAGAAGGATACAAAAAAGCTCTTGAAGAAAATGGACTTCAGTTTAGAGAAGAGAATGTCATTAGATGCAGCTATGGTTGGGCAGAGCTATATGAGAAACTAAAAAATCTTTGCTGTCTTAAAAAATACGATGCAATTGCCTGCTCTTCAGATTTGATGGCAGTTGGGGCAATAAAAGCTGCCAAAGCTCTGGGGCTTAAAATTCCTGATGAGTTTTCTGTGACAGGTTTTGACAATATCATGATGTCAAGGTTGTATGAGCCCTCAATCACAACAGTTGCCCAGCCTATGTACTCAATAGGCGAAAAGGCAGCACAGATTTTAATTGATACGCTTGAAAGTCCTGATACTTTTAAAAAACAAAAAATTATACTTCCTCATGAGCTCAAGACAAGAGAATCTGCTTGAAGTCTATTTTTTTATTTTAAAACCATTGTAATTGATTACACCATGAGTTATAATATTTTATGTAATCAATTACACCAATAGAGGGGGAAGACAAAATTGAAAAAGCTAAAGCTTGCAATAATTGGATGCGGTTCAATCACAAAGCACAGGCATGCGCCCGAGGCAAAGCAAAATCCCAATGTTGAGCTTGTTGCTGTATGTGACAGAAATTTAGAGCATGCAAAAGCCATTGCAGAAAAGTTTAAAGTTGAAAATGTCTATGATGATTATGAAAAGATGCTAAGAGAAATAAAACCGGATGCAGCAGTGGTTGCAACGCCAAATTATCTTCATGCTGATGCTACTATTAAAGCGTTAAAACATGGTGCTCATGTTCTTTGTGAAAAGCCAATGGCAACAACAGAAGAGGAATGCAAAGCTATGATTGAAGCGTCAAAAGAGTCGGGCAAGTTTTTGATGATTGCTCACAACCAGAGGTTCAATGAAGCACACAAAAAGGCAAAAGAGGTAATACAAAGCGGTGAGCTTGGGAAAGTCTTGAGCTTTAAAACAACTTTTGGTCATGGCGGACCTGAGAGCTGGAGCTCAGACAAGCCCGATACATGGTTTTTCCACAAAGAAGCTGCTGTGTTTGGTGCTATGGGCGATCTTGGCGTTCACAAGATTGACCTTATGAGATTTTTGCTTGGTGAAGAGTTTGTCGAAGCAGCTGCGTTTGTTACAACTCTTTCCAAAAAATATCCAAATGGTAAACTGATTGACGTTGACGACAATGCAGTCTGCATTTTAAAGACGCAGAGCGGCGTGATTGGTACTTTAACTGCTTCATGGACTTACCCGGGAAGTGAGGATAACTCAACTGTAATCTACTGTGAGAAAGGTTCAATTATACTTTACGCAGACCCGAAATTTTCGATGATAATAAGATATGCAAACGGTCAAAAAGCATATTTTGAGCTTGACACAATGCAGACAAACGAAAGACAAACAAAATCGGGTGTGATAGACGAATTTATTGATTGTATCTTGACGAACACACCGCCAAATATTTCTGGGGAAGAAGGTCTAAAGACAATGAAGGTTGTGTTTGCATGTTTTGAGTCAGCAAAGACTGGCAAAATTGTAAGGATTGATTATTAAA
Proteins encoded in this region:
- a CDS encoding LacI family DNA-binding transcriptional regulator; amino-acid sequence: MPTVKDVAKRAGVSVATVSRVLNNSEKVSEQTRQKVLKAIEELGFKPNLLARNFRKDKSNLILVILPTIANAYFARVVKGIEDTARKNGYGILLCTTQNSPEIAAEYLKLIEKKQVDGAIIASAKIEIDFCKDLDTRRIVQACEFYPFLDSSCVLIDHRKAFYDVVDYLIKKGKKNILCAIGNENIPSEFERKEGYKKALEENGLQFREENVIRCSYGWAELYEKLKNLCCLKKYDAIACSSDLMAVGAIKAAKALGLKIPDEFSVTGFDNIMMSRLYEPSITTVAQPMYSIGEKAAQILIDTLESPDTFKKQKIILPHELKTRESA
- a CDS encoding Gfo/Idh/MocA family protein, producing MKKLKLAIIGCGSITKHRHAPEAKQNPNVELVAVCDRNLEHAKAIAEKFKVENVYDDYEKMLREIKPDAAVVATPNYLHADATIKALKHGAHVLCEKPMATTEEECKAMIEASKESGKFLMIAHNQRFNEAHKKAKEVIQSGELGKVLSFKTTFGHGGPESWSSDKPDTWFFHKEAAVFGAMGDLGVHKIDLMRFLLGEEFVEAAAFVTTLSKKYPNGKLIDVDDNAVCILKTQSGVIGTLTASWTYPGSEDNSTVIYCEKGSIILYADPKFSMIIRYANGQKAYFELDTMQTNERQTKSGVIDEFIDCILTNTPPNISGEEGLKTMKVVFACFESAKTGKIVRIDY